A genomic stretch from Setaria viridis chromosome 1, Setaria_viridis_v4.0, whole genome shotgun sequence includes:
- the LOC117845669 gene encoding protein MAIN-LIKE 2: MADPVYPLLEAAYNMQHRSHLLTDLHEELKPLRPQVHSPLRWDERYVPYLQRTGFLDIAVVVAAGLSPMDGPLLTAMVDRWRPKTHTFHLTCSEMTVTMQDVAMVLGLPLEGLPVTGIIQSENWRDMVELHIGIRPPEPEEGDNSKKTSGVSSAWLREQFSVCPPGVTDKVVERHACVWLWHFVSTFLLTDVVGNTVSWMGLPILGQNRDNIRGYSWGSTVLACLYR, translated from the exons ATGGCAGacccagtctacccgctccttgAGGCCGCGTACAACATGCAGCACCGCAGCCACCTCCTCACCGACCTCCACGAG GAATTGAAGCCACTACGACCACAAGTGCACTccccacttaggtgggatgagcgctACGTGCCGTACCTCCAGAGAACTGGATTTCTAGACATTGCTGTGGTGGTTGCTGCGGGCCTCAGTCCGATGGATGGACCCTTGTTGACCGCCATGGTCGACCGTTGGCGTCCGAAGACTCACACCTTCCACCTCACATGCAGCGAGATGACCGTGACCATGCAGGACGTGGCCATGGTCCTTGGTCTTCCACTAGAGGGGCTTCCAGTGACAGGGATCATTCAGAGTGAGAACTGGCGTGATATGGTAGAGCTGCACATTGGGATCAGGCCTCCAGAGCCCGAGGAGGGAGACAACTCGAAGAAGACCTCCGGGGTGAGCtccgcatggttgagggagcagtTTAGTGTGTGCCCACCAGGAGTAACTGACAAGGTTGTGGAGAGGCATGCTTGTGTTTGGCTGTGGCACTTTGTTAGCACCTTCCTGCTAACTGATGTAGTTGGGAACACCGTGTCTTGGATGGGTCTTCCAATTTTGGGTCAGAATCGGGACAATATCCGTGGCTACAGTTGGGGCTCAACGGTGCTCGCCTGTCTGTATAGGTAG